TCGATCATTAGGAGAATAATCGGATGTTGGGAAAATTGGAACTTCAATAACATAATTATGCCTCTTCAATCTCTCTAACGGGATACATAATTCGACCAATTCATCCCAATACTGTGGAAATGGGGGATTGCCTAAAGCGGCAGGTGCAGATTGAAGGCCCCGGGGTGAGTTTTTTTCCCCagttttttcaaccttGTGATTATGGTTAGTTTGATTgtcattgttattatcCATACCAATGTTACTAATCTTATTAATGTTGTTATTATGCCTATTTAGTGTCTTACCACCTTCATTaccatattttttcaaattgaacattatttttttaattacATGTAGGTACTCCATTTTCgattttgttgaagaagcaatTCTGAACTCCTCGTTGACGGCCTTTCTTGTAATTTCGTCATTGGATTGCGAGTTATTTAGAAAATTCCTATTACAATGTACATATTGATCATGTAAAAGTCTGAGATAATGTTGCCGTTCATCTTGACGAATTGGAGCATAAGGTAATACGGGACGAGGCAGTAACTTACAAGCTGCAGAAGGGCTAGAACTTGTCGAACGATGTGGAAATGACAAGGAATAATTTGATGTACAGTGACTTGTGATTGATCCATCACTCGGAATCGATCGGGAATTGGTTGACGATTTTTTGGGATTTGTCAAATGGGATGTTTTCGGAGTGaccattttttattttttttccctctttttttttgccttctccttttgttgtaagagaagagaaaaaaaaaataaggaCAAAAAAGAGTAACTTACGTTTAGCCGCTTCTAGTTGAGTCTAGTTTACCTGTAGTTATGAATGAAGCCGAAGTGCAGTAAAGGCCGGGACTTGCGAGGAGTGGGAGGGGAGAGAGATATGGGGTGCATAGGATGATGTGAAATATTGCTTGTCAGTACAGTCGTTTGCTGTTTGCTGTTTGCCGTTTGCCGTTTGTCGCTTGTCGCTTGTCGCTTGTTGTTGCGTACAATCTGCAATTTGCTCAATATGAAAGACACTAAGGATGCCCTGAAAAGAGAGCGTATAGCGAATACAATGATTGTAAATGGGACACCCGAATCGGCTCCTCCGCTGGAACTTTCGAGAAATTGAGCTTTTGAGAAAACCTTTAAAAAGGGTTCACTACAACCGGACAGAACAAAATCTTCAAGGAACGGCAGACGTTGCCAATTAGGGTATGTACAGTAGTGACCAAGATcatttgttttcctttctcTGTATGTAATTTCAAGATTCCACAAGAAATAACTCGGgatgtttttcttccccCTTGCTTTGACTTGCCTATATGGGAAGAGCCGATTTGTAGATATACCTATTGAGTAATAGCAATAAGTACCTCTATTGAGGTCCAAGGTTCAAAAAGTCAAGGTTTGACCATCCAAGACAATGGAAGCTGTATTATACTGTACTGCAGTTTGTTACATCCAGTTGTGGTGCATTGTCTGCACCTTCCTATTGTGAAAAACGGTTGGCGTTTCTCAAATGGGGAGATTATTAAAAAGTGAGACATTTAAAGGGGAAAGAAAGGGTAAGAATTTTTTTCGGGGCTCGTTGCCGAAAATGGCCGCTGTCAACTCAGACCACTTTTAGAGTTGCTATTCTATTGTATGTTTCCAGAAAATGCAGTGGCATTTTTATTAGTTACTAGTTTCACAAGTGGGAAAGGGCCAGAAAAGGATAATGCTTACAAACATCGGGATTATTCCTTGACTATGATGTGACACTGCCATTGGATTGTATAAAAGGGGGACGATATTCCCTCTGGTTTAAGTAACTTTGATTATGGATTAACATTTTTGGTTGTATTTGTTATCATCCTCAAGAATTGATACTTTATATCAATAACTAACAACGATTAACAAACAGTAATCTAATaagaaagcaaaaaaaaaaacaggaaaaTGTCTGACGAGCACTCCACTAATACAGCTGTTCCtcaagaacaagaacaaaagcAATATGCTGCAACTCCTGTTCAACCTTACCAAGATTTGTACCACGGCTATCCTGTTGGATACGATGACCAAGTTCGTCCTCCAAGAACTGGTTTCTTGAGAACCAGTTGGTACAAGAGATCTGGTAAGTACAGACCTTACCCAACCTCTGTCTCTGCCGGCTTGGCTTGTGTTGCTACTACCTTGTTTGCATTGGGTTTGATTATTGCCGGTGCTAGACACACTCCTTCTGCAGCTGGTTTGGTTGGtgctttgtttttctcctctGGTATTGTCCAAATCATCACTGGTATCTGGGCAATTGTTGACAACAACTTGTTTGGTTCTGTCTTCCTCTTGGGTTATGCTGCATTCTTTATGTCTTTGGGTGGCTTTTTGGCTCCATTTTTCGATATTGAAGCTGCTTATGCTGATGGTGGTTTATCAGATGCTCTGGGTATCTTTTTGGCTGCTTGGACTGTCTTTACCTTCCTCTTGTGGACTGCAACCATCAAATCTACTGTTCCAATCTTCACCTTGATGATGTGTctgttcttgttctttaTTCTTTACACAATTGCTGTCTTTGGTAACCATAAAGGTTGTAAGACTGCTTCTGGTGTCTTCTGTTTCTTGACTTCTGCTTGTGCATTCTATGCATTCTACGATGGTATTTCCTATCCTTACAGCTCTTACTCTAGCATTCCAGAAGCTAAGATTCTGAGAATGCCAGGCGCTTGGAGTATGCCAGATGACGAAAACAAGATTGAATTCGTTTAATGAAATTTTCTGGCCATATTGGAAAGTACAACAAGGTACACCAAGagataaaaatataaacgAAATTAGATTCTCCAAACAACAACTTAATTTTTAATCAAACTTAATGATATTACTTATTCTAAATTCCCAATTTAACaattaattttttgatgattgATACTAATGACAAACGTGTTGGAATATACATGTATGTTGCTATTACGATTATTTCTTTGACGTTCTCAAACCCTTATTTTAATACTTATTTTTTAATACTAattttttataaatataGTTACCTCTCCATGAGTTTAAAGCAATTATGAATTCAGAATCCGCCTTGTAGACTTCTCTTTGTACTCCGAGCCGGTCCCACGCCTCAATTTTTGGATAGCTGCAGTCACGTGTGAACATCagattgatttttttttttttcatttttcctCACTATAATTTTGATGCCGCACAGAATAGGGTCTGAAACCCAGATATTGTGTATGTTCAGCATTTGGCTTTCATAGTCTCTTGTCTCTTACTCATATTCTCAACAACCAAACCCGAAATCCCGCAAATTTCATGACTGAAATTCCACCAGTGGATGAATTGCCTTCCCGTTGGGAAATTGAGTTGGAATTTGTTCAATCATTGGCAAATACCCAATACTTGATGTATCTTGCACAACAGGGCTGTTTCAAGGATGAGACGTTTCTGAACTatttgaattatttgaaCTATTGGAAAGATCCACAGTACTCAAAGTTCTTGGTGTACCCAGACTGCCTTCATATCCTCACACTCTTGCAAAATGAGAATTTCCGAAAACAGTTGCTCAATCAAAACTTCACAAGCATCTTGTACAATGATATGGTGGACTATTGGAGAGAGCCGTTGATTAAGGAcgaaaaggagaaagatAAGGGGATACTTAATGGTGTGTCAGCCTCCCCGGAAAAGGTAAAGGGGGAAACGGTGGAAGCAGGTGCTTCCTTGTCTCcagaaaaagataaacaGGAAATCAAATAGTAGACCCATGTTCCTCATTATTTGgagtttctttttttttctttataaaATAATACACGGTAACTATATAACACATTTGGTGAAATGAATAgatcaaaattttgaaCGTAAACacaaaaaggaaaagcagtcttaaaaaaaaattaacaTCATTAATGGacatttccaaaaaaaaccatATTCTTCTCCACTGATTCTCATGGATGACTAGATGACCGGTTCCCAGTTAATTGCTATTCACAAGTTTCTTTTCAGCtttgttttccttattGGCTGAAGAACCATTGGATTCAACTTTAACCTTAACATTCGCACCTGTGGGGGTGCTGTCTGGGTTAGTTTTGTTATTAATACTATTGATATTGctattattgttattattagCCTTGGAATTGGACGCCTTCTTagtctttgattttttattatcgggatctttttctttatttcttgTCTTCTCCTCTTTGGATAACTTGTTAGACTTACTTCTCTCATCATTAAGTTGTGAATTGTCTCTCTTACCTCTACGCTCAGATGCTAGTTGATGCTGGCGCATCTGGTGCAGTTGTCTTTCTCGTTCCTTTTGTTCTCTCAACAGTTTTTCtctctgttgttgaagcaaATGTTGCTTCTGTCTAATTTGGTGCATATTATCGAAAGCTTTATTTAGTAACATGCAGCCAAACCTTACAGCTTGCGTCTGTTTGCCAATTTGGTTCAACTTAGACGGGTCAATTGGATTGACATTGGATAACTCAGAATCGAACATGAACCTGGATCTCAGTCTTTTCTTAACAGCACCACTGCAATCATAAGCGTTTTTGCGCTTCTTTTTGTTAGTTTCAGTAACAGCTATATTAGGAATATTTTGGGTTATTTCAGCATGACCATCGTTGCTGTCCCTATCAATATCCATTTTTTCGCCATCATCAAATAGAGGCTCATCAATAGGAGATAACTTATCGATTTTATTAGAAGAGAACATTGTCCCACGAACATCATTCAAGTTTTGTGTTTCTTCTCCACATATCTCCTCTTCGTTACCATCATCACTTTCAGGCATATTcaaatattcttcaaacatttCATCCTCCTTGACGCGTTTCCTATCAATCCATATTCTCCCACCCCTGCCTTGACGTTTCCTAACTTTCAACAAAACCTCGGATACATTTAGCATATTCTTATTattaaattcttcattgaTCCCATCCCTTGATAAACcaaattgattatttaGTGATGGTTCACCATATAAATCGTAAAATTCAGGTAACGAACTGTGTCTATCGTTCTTAACGACTGTACCTGTAAAAGAATTtattttgacaatattAGGATCATTATTGCTATAATGtctattattattgaaaatatgaCTAAAGTTTA
The Pichia kudriavzevii chromosome 2, complete sequence DNA segment above includes these coding regions:
- a CDS encoding uncharacterized protein (PKUD0B01660; Pfam Domains: Grp1_Fun34_YaaH(1.1e-16)); protein product: MSDEHSTNTAVPQEQEQKQYAATPVQPYQDLYHGYPVGYDDQVRPPRTGFLRTSWYKRSGKYRPYPTSVSAGLACVATTLFALGLIIAGARHTPSAAGLVGALFFSSGIVQIITGIWAIVDNNLFGSVFLLGYAAFFMSLGGFLAPFFDIEAAYADGGLSDALGIFLAAWTVFTFLLWTATIKSTVPIFTLMMCLFLFFILYTIAVFGNHKGCKTASGVFCFLTSACAFYAFYDGISYPYSSYSSIPEAKILRMPGAWSMPDDENKIEFV
- a CDS encoding uncharacterized protein (PKUD0B01670; similar to Saccharomyces cerevisiae YGL127C (SOH1); ancestral locus Anc_6.116) translates to MTEIPPVDELPSRWEIELEFVQSLANTQYLMYLAQQGCFKDETFLNYLNYLNYWKDPQYSKFLVYPDCLHILTLLQNENFRKQLLNQNFTSILYNDMVDYWREPLIKDEKEKDKGILNGVSASPEKVKGETVEAGASLSPEKDKQEIK